In Populus nigra chromosome 1, ddPopNigr1.1, whole genome shotgun sequence, one genomic interval encodes:
- the LOC133694523 gene encoding uncharacterized protein LOC133694523, translating into MDEEEDMPLFWLQATNTRHRSRGLRRQASSIFLNSGVFLVLLLVVALAFVLVVVSSIGSFTSQILRPQSVKKSWDSLNLVLVLFAIVCGFLSRNNSGGGDNENTSYYEDQSLSNVQKPSHPSTPSHRWFEHQDRTVSYNTLNRLRSFSSYPDLRQESLERWRFYDDTHLNNYRFSTSSDQIHHHYPQQVEETKKQEEGVGVKDIDVDTFVINQKEVSYPSSPPPFPPPHPSPSPPLPPSPPPKLVRRKVKRTYQDLGYEKRTDHEEKVLENLYNIPPPSPPPPPPPPPPPPPPIFSKNEKRRGKDFLISLRRKKKKQRQKSVENLDSFFNPQPTPTSTLPSIPPPPPPPPPPHFLQNLFSKKGKTKKLHPVPPPPPPPPITRVSKVVSQKVTSRTKVQVAPVTSDKPPEPAKTSRFHSVEENVERGNASPLIPLPPPPPPPPFKMPAWKFVHDGDYVRVGSFNSSRSGSPDLDSIEDASSEKDQSSPVAEAGGSDSAATALFCPSPDVNTKADNFIARFRAGLTLEKVNSTNRRSNLGPEASTGTGTS; encoded by the coding sequence ATGGACGAAGAGGAAGACATGCCGCTATTCTGGCTTCAAGCCACCAACACTCGCCACCGTTCCCGCGGCCTCCGCCGTCAAGCCTCCTCTATCTTCCTAAATTCTGGTGTATTTCTCGTCCTATTACTAGTTGTAGCTCTCGCTTTTGTCCTTGTTGTTGTTTCTTCAATTGGCTCTTTCACATCTCAAATTTTGAGACCACAGTCGGTCAAGAAAAGTTGGGACTCACTCAACTTGGTTCTGGTCCTCTTTGCTATTGTCTGTGGATTTCTTAGCAGAAACAACAGCGGCGGCGGCGATAATGAAAACACAAGTTATTACGAAGATCAAAGCCTATCAAATGTACAAAAACCATCACATCCGTCAACTCCTTCACATAGATGGTTTGAGCATCAAGATCGAACTGTGAGCTATAACACGTTGAACAGATTGAGGAGTTTCAGTTCGTATCCAGATCTTCGTCAAGAATCTTTGGAACGGTGGAGATTTTACGATGATACCCACCTGAATAACTACAGGTTTTCAACCTCAAGTGATCagattcatcatcattatccGCAGCAGGTCGAGgaaactaaaaaacaagaagagggTGTTGGTGTTAAAGATATAGACGTTGATACCTTTGTGATAAATCAAAAGGAAGTTTCATATCCATCATCGCCACCTCCATTTCCTCCACCACATCCATCACCATCACCTCCATTGCCACCATCTCCGCCTCCTAAGCTTGTGAGGAGAAAGGTGAAGAGAACATATCAAGATCTTGGATATGAAAAAAGAACCGATCATGAGGAGAAAGTCCTTGAAAACTTGTACAACATCCCGCCACCATCTCCGCCGCcgccgcctcctcctcctccaccaccaccaccacctatATTCAGCAAGAACGAGAAAAGGAGAGGCAAAGATTTCTTGATTTCactaagaagaaagaaaaagaagcagagACAAAAGAGCGTTGAAAATCTTGATAGCTTCTTCAATCCTCAACCTACCCCAACTAGTACTCTACCTTCGATACCGCCACCCCCGCCTCCACCCCCACCACctcattttcttcaaaatttgtTCTCAAAGAAAGGCAAAACCAAAAAACTCCATCCAGTTCCCCCGCCgccacctccaccaccaatcACACGTGTATCAAAGGTGGTCTCCCAAAAGGTTACGTCAAGAACCAAGGTCCAAGTAGCACCAGTGACATCTGATAAACCTCCAGAACCAGCCAAGACAAGTCGTTTCCATAGCGTGGAAGAGAATGTGGAGAGAGGGAATGCTTCACCTTTGATTCCACtaccgccgccgccgccgccgccaccaTTCAAAATGCCAGCATGGAAATTTGTTCATGATGGTGACTATGTTAGAGTAGGGAGTTTCAACAGTTCGAGGAGTGGATCACCGGATTTGGATAGCATTGAGGATGCATCATCAGAGAAGGATCAGTCAAGTCCAGTGGCAGAAGCAGGTGGATCAGATTCAGCAGCAACGGCATTGTTTTGTCCAAGTCCTGACGTGAACACCAAGGCTGATAATTTCATAGCGAGGTTTAGAGCTGGTTTGACGTTAGAGAAGGTGAATTCTACCAACAGAAGGTCAAATCTTGGTCCAGAAGCCAGCACAGGCACAGGCACAAGCTAG